In Streptomyces sp. NBC_01707, a genomic segment contains:
- a CDS encoding nuclear transport factor 2 family protein — METAERFRTGVEKGDLAALEDLFTEDIRLYSPVKFTPFEGRPMVLGLFGVLLRTFEDFRYIGHFEGVAETSTDGEETPSAILLFRATVHGKEIHGIDLLQFDETGRIKEFTVMVRPQSAVHALGEAVLAGLVADGLIPRPDGR; from the coding sequence ATGGAGACTGCTGAACGCTTCCGGACCGGCGTGGAGAAGGGCGATCTCGCGGCGCTGGAAGACCTGTTCACCGAGGACATCCGCCTCTACAGCCCGGTGAAGTTCACCCCCTTCGAGGGCAGGCCCATGGTGCTGGGACTCTTCGGTGTCCTGCTGCGCACCTTCGAGGACTTCCGCTACATCGGACACTTCGAGGGCGTGGCCGAGACCAGCACCGATGGCGAGGAGACTCCGTCGGCGATCCTCCTCTTCCGGGCCACCGTGCACGGCAAGGAGATCCACGGCATCGACCTGCTCCAGTTCGACGAGACGGGCCGGATCAAGGAGTTCACCGTGATGGTCCGCCCGCAGTCCGCGGTCCATGCCCTGGGCGAGGCGGTACTCGCCGGCCTGGTCGCCGACGGACTCATTCCCCGGCCCGACGGCCGCTGA
- a CDS encoding CsbD family protein: MAKDEKAKAKVEQAKGKVEETAGRAVGNEGLTAKGRAEKAKGDVRQAKEKAKDAFKR, encoded by the coding sequence GTGGCCAAGGACGAGAAGGCCAAGGCCAAGGTGGAACAGGCCAAGGGCAAGGTGGAGGAAACCGCGGGCCGCGCGGTAGGCAACGAGGGTTTGACGGCCAAGGGCCGCGCCGAGAAGGCCAAGGGTGACGTTCGTCAGGCGAAGGAGAAGGCGAAGGACGCCTTCAAGCGCTGA
- a CDS encoding VOC family protein — MITGGHVIIYSRDAEADRAFFRDVLEYPHVDAGGGWLIFKLPPTEIAVHPTDGPEAQELYLMCDDINATVKNLSTKGVEFTQAVTDARWGRLTRFRLPGGGEVGMYEPRHERATEL, encoded by the coding sequence ATGATCACCGGTGGACACGTCATCATTTACAGCCGTGACGCGGAAGCGGACCGGGCCTTCTTCCGGGATGTGCTGGAGTATCCGCACGTCGATGCAGGAGGTGGCTGGCTGATCTTCAAGCTTCCGCCGACCGAGATCGCCGTGCATCCCACGGACGGCCCGGAGGCGCAGGAGCTCTACCTGATGTGCGACGACATCAACGCAACGGTGAAGAACCTGTCCACGAAGGGCGTGGAGTTCACACAGGCAGTCACCGATGCGCGCTGGGGGCGACTGACCAGGTTCCGTCTGCCGGGCGGCGGCGAGGTGGGCATGTACGAGCCCCGGCACGAGCGAGCCACCGAGCTGTGA
- a CDS encoding SRPBCC family protein yields the protein MAAKETKDRETQGSGAGGLGEALSGFVESQVGRLAEKASDKLTDVTGQLTDVAENGGSLLKVGSRVLGGESPVKAFLSEKAKGVKDSVVGKVKEAFGGGKGKSGSSKSMNIIEVLDVGVPLRTAYDYWTQYEEFSSFTKGVRSVSMGDEMGSDWKVKVGPSSRSFKATVQEQIPDDRIVWSSEGAKGTTKGAVSFHELAPTLTRIVLVMEYYPSGFFEKTGNIWRAQGRRVRLDFKHFQRYVTLADEEPEGWRGEIRDGEVVMSHEDAVEEEEAAQAEDSENDGEYETAEDGDAEDEGEDVEEDEGEDEAADEDREK from the coding sequence ATGGCTGCGAAGGAGACGAAGGATCGCGAGACGCAGGGGTCGGGGGCGGGCGGACTGGGTGAGGCGCTGTCGGGTTTTGTCGAATCGCAGGTGGGACGGCTCGCGGAGAAGGCAAGCGACAAGCTCACGGACGTCACGGGGCAGCTGACGGATGTGGCGGAAAACGGCGGGTCACTGCTCAAAGTCGGCTCGCGCGTCCTCGGGGGCGAATCCCCCGTGAAGGCGTTCTTGTCCGAGAAGGCCAAAGGCGTCAAGGACAGTGTCGTGGGCAAGGTCAAGGAGGCGTTCGGCGGCGGCAAGGGCAAGTCCGGCAGTAGCAAGAGCATGAACATCATTGAGGTCCTCGATGTCGGAGTGCCGCTTCGCACGGCCTACGACTACTGGACCCAGTACGAGGAGTTCAGCAGCTTTACCAAGGGCGTTCGCAGCGTGTCGATGGGCGACGAGATGGGCAGCGACTGGAAGGTCAAGGTCGGCCCCTCTTCCCGCAGCTTCAAAGCGACTGTTCAGGAGCAGATTCCGGACGACCGGATCGTCTGGAGCTCCGAAGGGGCCAAGGGGACGACCAAGGGTGCCGTGAGTTTCCATGAACTGGCGCCGACGCTGACGCGGATCGTCCTGGTCATGGAGTACTACCCTTCCGGGTTCTTCGAAAAGACCGGAAATATTTGGCGGGCCCAGGGCCGCCGGGTTCGGCTGGACTTCAAGCACTTCCAGCGGTACGTCACTCTCGCCGACGAGGAGCCGGAAGGCTGGCGGGGCGAGATCCGAGACGGTGAAGTCGTCATGTCGCACGAAGACGCCGTGGAAGAGGAAGAAGCGGCACAGGCCGAGGACTCGGAGAATGACGGCGAGTACGAGACCGCGGAAGACGGCGATGCCGAGGACGAAGGGGAGGACGTGGAGGAAGACGAAGGGGAGGACGAGGCCGCGGATGAGGACCGGGAGAAATGA
- a CDS encoding GNAT family N-acetyltransferase, whose protein sequence is MPPTLRTERLLLEPYHFEDEEGFVALFQDTRVSQWMGDGTASEASDRALFGRIFTKVYAQGLFDVWAVRRHGLLVGHAEIKPNQVVGGHEIIYALAPTAWGAGLGTELAEAIVAHGFATLRLTEVYATVDPANKASLTLLDGIGFEHVRDMNEDDGSTTRVLIRRRAASNKSPLAP, encoded by the coding sequence ATGCCCCCGACTCTGCGCACTGAGCGGCTACTCCTCGAGCCGTACCACTTCGAGGACGAAGAGGGCTTCGTCGCTCTGTTCCAGGACACCAGGGTGTCGCAGTGGATGGGTGACGGCACTGCTTCCGAAGCATCGGACCGTGCCCTGTTCGGGCGCATCTTCACGAAGGTGTATGCCCAGGGCCTGTTCGATGTCTGGGCCGTTCGTCGCCATGGACTCCTCGTCGGGCATGCCGAGATCAAGCCCAACCAGGTCGTCGGGGGGCACGAGATCATTTACGCTCTGGCGCCGACGGCATGGGGGGCCGGCCTGGGGACCGAGTTGGCCGAGGCGATCGTCGCCCATGGTTTCGCGACCCTCCGACTGACCGAGGTGTACGCCACTGTGGACCCGGCGAACAAGGCCTCACTGACCCTGCTGGACGGAATCGGGTTCGAGCATGTCCGGGACATGAATGAGGATGACGGCAGCACCACCCGCGTGTTGATCCGCCGTCGAGCCGCAAGCAACAAGTCGCCACTCGCCCCATAG
- a CDS encoding SGNH/GDSL hydrolase family protein, whose translation MNSGEYLRYVALGDSQTEGLGDGDDITGLRGWADRLAERLAAVNPSLEYANLAVRGRVAGQVRTEQLGPALALRPDLATVVAGVNDLLRPRFDATEVAGHLEEVFMALTATGAHVVTLTFPDVGKIAPLARPVRSRVFDLNAGIRAAAARHGVTVAETAVHAVTTDPRLWSADRLHASPLGHERIAAAVAHAIHLPGSDDAWTLPLPPQAVPAGRQAAAAELRWAAAFLGPWLVRRLRGRSSGDGRTAKRPQLLPLSTTPDAPADAGPRESP comes from the coding sequence GTGAACAGCGGTGAATATCTGCGCTACGTGGCCCTGGGCGACAGCCAGACCGAAGGACTCGGGGACGGCGACGACATCACCGGTCTGCGGGGCTGGGCCGACCGGCTCGCCGAGCGCCTCGCGGCCGTCAACCCCTCTCTCGAGTACGCCAACCTGGCCGTACGCGGACGTGTCGCCGGCCAGGTCCGCACCGAACAGCTGGGGCCCGCCCTGGCCCTGCGCCCCGACCTGGCGACCGTCGTCGCCGGGGTCAACGACCTGCTCCGGCCCCGCTTCGACGCCACGGAGGTGGCCGGGCATCTGGAAGAAGTGTTCATGGCGCTCACAGCCACCGGAGCCCACGTGGTGACCCTCACCTTCCCCGACGTCGGGAAGATCGCGCCACTTGCCCGGCCGGTCAGGTCCCGTGTGTTCGACCTCAACGCCGGCATCCGTGCTGCGGCCGCCCGACATGGGGTCACGGTCGCCGAAACCGCCGTTCACGCCGTCACCACGGACCCACGGCTGTGGAGCGCTGACCGACTCCATGCGAGCCCGCTGGGCCACGAACGGATCGCCGCAGCCGTGGCGCACGCCATTCACCTGCCCGGAAGCGACGACGCCTGGACGCTCCCGCTGCCTCCGCAGGCGGTCCCTGCCGGTCGGCAAGCCGCAGCAGCCGAACTGCGCTGGGCGGCCGCATTTCTCGGACCCTGGCTCGTACGCCGTCTGCGGGGCCGGTCCTCCGGCGACGGCCGCACCGCGAAACGCCCCCAGCTCCTGCCTCTGAGCACCACGCCCGACGCCCCGGCAGACGCCGGTCCACGGGAATCGCCGTAG
- a CDS encoding MarR family winged helix-turn-helix transcriptional regulator: MSEISGTTDGVSESAARAAREVRVVYSRLRRRMRETYDPGDLTPSQTSVLSRLDKDGEASVSDLAAAERVRHQSVAATVGVLVERGLVARRPDPQDGRRQLVFVTDSGHAFLEDRRRAGEGWLTRALEDQCTEEERRTLLQATALLERIVRS; this comes from the coding sequence ATGAGCGAGATCAGCGGCACCACCGACGGCGTGTCCGAATCGGCCGCACGTGCGGCCCGCGAGGTCCGCGTCGTCTACAGCCGACTCCGGCGCCGCATGCGCGAGACCTACGATCCCGGTGACCTCACGCCCTCCCAGACGTCCGTCCTCAGCCGCCTCGACAAGGACGGCGAAGCATCGGTCAGCGACCTGGCGGCAGCCGAGCGGGTCCGACACCAGTCGGTAGCCGCCACCGTGGGCGTCCTGGTCGAACGCGGCCTCGTCGCCCGCCGCCCGGACCCCCAGGACGGCCGACGTCAGCTGGTTTTCGTCACCGACAGCGGACACGCCTTCCTCGAGGACCGTCGCCGAGCCGGCGAGGGCTGGCTCACCCGCGCCCTGGAGGACCAGTGCACGGAGGAGGAACGGCGCACCCTCCTCCAGGCGACGGCCCTGCTGGAGCGGATCGTCCGGTCGTGA
- a CDS encoding PadR family transcriptional regulator: MALRHAVLAALLDGEYSGYQLAKAFDVGVANFWYALPQQLYAELAKLEKEGLVAGRQVVQEARPNKRLFRVTDAGLAELEEFAASVSKPSFIRDDLLVKVQAADHIGTAPVIEQLEERASAADARIELFGKLLRQMRGDVDEEEFLRRGERIGPYLTCLRGLAFEQGNRDWCLRISAVLRERRTSREQR; encoded by the coding sequence GTGGCCTTGCGACATGCCGTGCTGGCGGCGCTGCTGGACGGCGAATACAGCGGATACCAACTGGCCAAGGCGTTCGACGTCGGTGTCGCGAACTTCTGGTACGCCCTGCCCCAGCAGCTGTACGCCGAGCTGGCCAAGCTGGAGAAGGAAGGGCTGGTCGCCGGTCGGCAGGTGGTCCAGGAGGCGCGGCCCAACAAACGTCTGTTCCGGGTCACCGACGCCGGTCTCGCCGAGCTGGAAGAGTTTGCCGCATCCGTATCGAAGCCCTCGTTCATCCGCGACGACCTGCTCGTCAAGGTCCAGGCTGCCGACCACATCGGAACCGCACCGGTGATCGAGCAGCTCGAAGAGCGAGCGTCCGCAGCCGACGCCAGGATCGAGCTCTTCGGCAAGCTGCTGCGGCAGATGCGGGGCGACGTGGACGAGGAAGAGTTCCTGCGCCGAGGCGAGCGGATCGGGCCGTACCTGACCTGCCTGCGCGGCCTGGCCTTTGAACAGGGCAACCGGGACTGGTGCCTGCGGATCTCAGCCGTTCTGCGGGAAAGGCGGACGAGCCGTGAACAGCGGTGA
- a CDS encoding MFS transporter: protein MMLGSVLNPVNSSILSVSLVPIGAAFGAPPSRTAWLISALYLATSIGQPVVGRLIDLFGPRRLFLAGTALTGVAGIVGMLAPGLGALIAARVLLGFGTCAGYPAAMYLIRSETRRTGRKSPAGVLTALAVTTQTIAVIGPSLGGLLIGVGGWRATLAVNVPLALAGLYLGARRLPATPAPRRDDGRRPVGELDLPGMGLFAAALVCLLLFLMNPGGGTWYLPVLTGAAGAGFTWRELRARQPFIDVRVLGGNLPILATYARTLLSYVVSYAFLYGYTQWTQEGRGLSASQAGLVQLPLFATAIVVSTLTGRHQAIRGKLLVGAVGQITACALLLLLHAHSPLWMLPAVVLVLGVPQGLNNLALQNAVFHQADAERMGSSAGLLRTFGYLGAIIASAADGAFFGQRADTSGLHHLAVFMLTVSGLFLALTVIDGSLRRIGAPTDDDTTTDTEPPGQPPVAEVSEPRPTGPAPQRPAAQGDPTHPATREDRP from the coding sequence ATGATGCTGGGATCGGTACTCAACCCGGTCAACTCCTCCATCCTCTCCGTCTCCTTGGTACCGATCGGCGCCGCCTTCGGCGCACCGCCCTCCCGGACGGCCTGGCTCATCTCCGCCCTCTACCTGGCCACCTCCATCGGCCAACCCGTCGTAGGACGACTGATCGACCTCTTCGGGCCCCGCCGCCTCTTCCTGGCCGGGACGGCACTGACCGGCGTCGCCGGCATCGTCGGCATGCTCGCCCCCGGCCTCGGCGCGCTCATCGCGGCACGCGTACTCCTCGGCTTCGGCACCTGCGCCGGCTATCCGGCCGCCATGTACCTCATCCGCAGCGAGACCCGACGCACCGGCCGGAAGAGTCCCGCCGGCGTCCTCACCGCCCTGGCCGTCACCACCCAGACCATTGCCGTCATCGGCCCCAGCCTCGGCGGTCTGCTGATCGGTGTCGGCGGCTGGCGCGCCACCCTGGCCGTCAACGTCCCCCTCGCTCTCGCCGGCCTGTATCTCGGCGCCCGTCGCCTCCCCGCAACCCCCGCCCCCCGCCGCGACGACGGCCGCCGCCCGGTGGGCGAGCTGGACCTGCCGGGCATGGGCCTGTTCGCGGCGGCCCTCGTCTGTCTCCTGCTGTTCCTCATGAACCCCGGCGGCGGCACCTGGTACCTCCCGGTCCTGACCGGCGCCGCAGGAGCCGGCTTCACCTGGCGTGAACTACGCGCCCGGCAGCCCTTCATCGACGTGCGCGTACTCGGCGGCAACCTGCCGATCCTCGCCACCTATGCCCGGACCCTGCTGTCGTACGTCGTCAGCTACGCCTTCCTCTACGGATACACGCAGTGGACGCAGGAGGGCCGCGGACTGTCCGCCTCCCAGGCCGGCCTGGTGCAACTCCCGCTCTTCGCCACCGCGATCGTCGTCTCCACCCTCACCGGACGCCATCAGGCCATCCGCGGGAAGCTCCTCGTCGGCGCCGTCGGCCAGATCACCGCCTGCGCCCTGCTGCTCCTCCTCCACGCCCATAGCCCCCTATGGATGCTGCCGGCCGTCGTGCTCGTTCTCGGAGTCCCGCAGGGCCTGAACAACCTCGCCCTGCAGAACGCCGTGTTCCATCAGGCCGACGCCGAACGCATGGGCTCCTCGGCCGGACTGCTGCGCACTTTCGGCTACCTCGGCGCCATCATCGCGTCCGCCGCCGACGGCGCCTTTTTCGGCCAGCGCGCCGACACCAGCGGCCTGCACCACCTCGCCGTCTTCATGCTCACCGTCAGCGGCCTGTTCCTCGCGCTGACCGTCATCGACGGCTCCTTGCGCCGCATCGGGGCCCCGACCGACGACGACACCACCACCGACACCGAACCCCCGGGACAGCCACCGGTGGCCGAAGTCTCCGAGCCCCGCCCGACGGGACCCGCCCCGCAGCGCCCCGCAGCACAGGGCGACCCGACCCACCCCGCGACACGTGAGGACCGACCGTGA
- a CDS encoding DUF2975 domain-containing protein: MGKLTVRALRAVLVVVLAGTVCVQAGMMWVLISGSDPEDGSLPLTALRVITILGMLSAQVALVCVWRLVTMVRRGTVFSHAAFRYVDAVIGAIVAAALLWFAVTAVNAPGQREDPGVTVIMGGIGLAILGVALIVLVLRMLLAQAVARDVEAAEMQAELDEVI; the protein is encoded by the coding sequence GTGGGAAAGCTGACAGTGCGTGCGCTGCGCGCCGTACTCGTGGTGGTGCTCGCCGGCACCGTGTGCGTACAGGCGGGGATGATGTGGGTGTTGATCAGTGGGAGCGACCCGGAGGACGGATCGCTCCCACTGACCGCGCTGCGCGTGATCACGATCCTGGGCATGTTGTCGGCCCAGGTCGCCCTGGTCTGCGTCTGGCGGCTGGTGACGATGGTGCGACGCGGCACCGTGTTCTCCCACGCCGCCTTCCGGTACGTGGACGCCGTGATCGGCGCGATCGTGGCGGCTGCCCTGCTGTGGTTCGCGGTCACGGCCGTCAATGCGCCGGGCCAGCGGGAGGACCCGGGTGTCACCGTCATCATGGGCGGGATCGGCCTGGCCATCCTGGGGGTCGCGCTCATCGTCCTCGTGCTGCGGATGCTGCTCGCCCAGGCCGTCGCGCGCGACGTCGAAGCGGCAGAGATGCAGGCCGAGTTGGACGAGGTGATCTGA
- a CDS encoding DoxX family protein, whose product MFAAYVTVTILGAVFNGAAAVTYLIGHEYPKTQADMKGVPRKWVPVLGMLLAAGTVGLLAGLAVPLLGTLAASGLVLYFIGAIIAHLRVGSRNIVGGIVFLATAAAGLALGLADHGPW is encoded by the coding sequence GTGTTCGCTGCCTACGTCACGGTCACCATCCTCGGTGCGGTCTTCAACGGTGCCGCCGCCGTCACCTACCTGATAGGCCACGAATACCCCAAGACCCAGGCGGACATGAAGGGCGTGCCCCGGAAGTGGGTACCGGTGCTGGGCATGCTGCTGGCAGCGGGCACCGTGGGGTTGCTGGCCGGGCTCGCCGTGCCGCTCCTTGGGACCCTCGCCGCCTCCGGTCTCGTGCTGTACTTCATCGGCGCGATCATCGCCCACCTGCGGGTGGGCTCCCGCAACATCGTCGGCGGGATCGTGTTCCTCGCTACCGCGGCCGCCGGCCTCGCTCTGGGCCTGGCCGACCACGGACCCTGGTAA
- a CDS encoding helix-turn-helix transcriptional regulator, giving the protein MPIFVDIDVMLARRKMSVGELADRVGITPANLAVLKNGRAKAVRFATLAALCEVLKCQPGDLLRWEAEDAVGA; this is encoded by the coding sequence ATGCCGATCTTCGTCGACATCGACGTGATGCTGGCCAGGCGGAAGATGTCCGTGGGCGAGCTCGCGGACCGCGTAGGGATCACCCCCGCCAACCTGGCGGTACTCAAGAACGGCCGCGCCAAGGCGGTGCGCTTCGCGACGCTCGCCGCGCTCTGCGAGGTGCTCAAGTGCCAGCCGGGCGACCTGCTGCGCTGGGAGGCCGAAGACGCCGTGGGCGCATGA
- a CDS encoding histone protein: protein MDDQTKLTLAAALLGGYVLGRTKKGKLALSVGTYLAGKRLGLDPRQLATEGMRMLGEIPQVAEVQDQLKGEFIEAGRKAVTAAATRGMEALADTLRDRTANLGEKDEAEPEEEYEEEEPEEEEEAAPEEEEKEPERGRPQRRRSSRKPARPGRGTAARRERAPSTRSSSGAAAKEPSRKKSSATKPAAKKSAPAKKSAARKRAPAKRAASSGQVAKRTSKHADRRR, encoded by the coding sequence ATGGACGATCAGACCAAGCTGACTCTCGCCGCGGCCCTTCTCGGCGGATACGTACTGGGCCGCACGAAGAAGGGCAAGCTCGCGCTGAGTGTGGGGACTTATCTGGCGGGCAAACGGTTGGGCCTTGACCCGCGCCAGCTCGCTACCGAGGGAATGCGCATGCTGGGGGAGATCCCGCAGGTGGCCGAAGTGCAGGACCAGCTGAAAGGTGAGTTCATCGAGGCCGGCCGCAAGGCAGTGACAGCGGCTGCGACTCGCGGCATGGAGGCGCTCGCGGACACGCTCCGTGACCGCACTGCCAACCTCGGCGAGAAGGATGAGGCTGAGCCGGAGGAGGAGTACGAAGAGGAGGAACCGGAGGAGGAAGAGGAAGCGGCACCGGAGGAGGAAGAGAAGGAGCCTGAACGCGGACGCCCGCAGCGCCGGAGAAGCTCCCGGAAGCCGGCTCGGCCCGGGAGGGGCACCGCGGCAAGGCGAGAGAGGGCCCCCTCTACCCGGAGCTCGTCCGGGGCGGCGGCGAAGGAGCCATCCCGGAAGAAGTCCTCCGCGACGAAGCCGGCCGCGAAGAAGTCAGCCCCGGCGAAGAAGTCTGCTGCCAGGAAGCGTGCTCCCGCGAAGAGGGCGGCGTCCTCGGGGCAGGTGGCGAAGAGGACATCCAAGCACGCTGATCGCCGGAGGTGA
- a CDS encoding DUF6215 domain-containing protein yields MADDIDAPAKGSGAWGQAVAAVALVAALGVGLWTLGEASSSNGDLPPAKCSGGEPEKTPGKAGKVSRRVSGAQLCEALNRPDLAELLGTPGETAKTAGGSGGSVKFAGGKEVFAPSARVEFGTYTVTLSVTYDRFPVAGSAALLGGTARQRTILGRPAVVYSDRTISISFRLDGSDTDSGPGVPTRALTVALDAKDSGGSFEVVLWRDDGVVPDDAALLRVAETVLPTVPGWTADR; encoded by the coding sequence ATGGCCGACGATATTGACGCGCCCGCGAAGGGCTCAGGCGCGTGGGGGCAGGCCGTCGCGGCCGTGGCGCTGGTGGCGGCGCTCGGTGTCGGTCTGTGGACGCTCGGGGAGGCGTCGTCCTCGAACGGTGACTTGCCGCCCGCCAAGTGTTCGGGCGGGGAGCCCGAGAAGACGCCGGGGAAGGCCGGGAAGGTGTCTCGGCGCGTCTCCGGGGCGCAACTGTGCGAGGCGCTGAACCGTCCCGACCTCGCTGAACTCCTGGGCACGCCGGGGGAGACGGCGAAGACCGCCGGTGGCAGCGGGGGCTCCGTCAAGTTCGCGGGCGGCAAGGAGGTCTTCGCACCCTCGGCCCGGGTCGAGTTCGGGACCTACACCGTGACGCTGTCGGTCACGTACGACCGTTTTCCGGTGGCCGGGTCCGCCGCCCTTCTGGGGGGCACCGCGCGGCAGCGCACGATTCTGGGCCGGCCGGCGGTCGTCTACTCGGACCGCACCATCAGCATCAGCTTCCGTCTCGACGGGAGTGACACCGACAGCGGGCCCGGCGTCCCGACCCGCGCCCTCACCGTGGCCCTGGACGCAAAGGACAGCGGCGGCTCCTTCGAGGTGGTCCTGTGGCGCGATGACGGCGTGGTGCCGGACGACGCGGCGCTGCTCCGAGTCGCCGAGACGGTGCTGCCGACGGTCCCGGGGTGGACTGCCGACCGGTGA
- a CDS encoding MarR family transcriptional regulator encodes MTDRPGDASPFALGLLLRRAHWHAAAVMEEALRPLGIELRHFAVLIVLVDRGPTVQRDLVAATGSDKAGIMRVVDDLERKGLAVRKTVPGDRRVRAVEVTPQGLELFDAAHVAAVPRAERLVAELRPGEVEQLTDLLTRFAHPAGGEA; translated from the coding sequence GTGACCGACCGCCCAGGGGATGCCTCGCCGTTCGCTCTCGGCCTGCTTCTGCGCCGGGCGCACTGGCACGCTGCCGCGGTGATGGAGGAGGCGCTCCGACCGCTCGGCATCGAGTTGCGGCATTTCGCTGTGCTGATCGTGCTCGTCGACCGCGGACCCACGGTGCAGCGGGACCTGGTGGCAGCGACGGGCTCGGACAAGGCGGGAATCATGCGGGTCGTGGACGACCTGGAGCGTAAGGGCCTGGCGGTACGCAAGACCGTTCCGGGGGACAGGCGGGTGCGGGCGGTGGAGGTCACGCCGCAGGGTCTCGAGCTTTTCGATGCAGCTCATGTGGCGGCGGTGCCGCGGGCTGAGCGTCTGGTTGCCGAACTACGGCCCGGCGAGGTCGAGCAGCTGACGGATCTGCTGACCCGGTTCGCCCACCCCGCAGGCGGAGAGGCGTAA
- a CDS encoding cysteine hydrolase family protein, producing MTNPALLVMDVQQAITERVPDPGFTPRLARAVAAARTVGLPVVYVALGFRPGHPEAKSSPSFGALPDGTFVEGDPGAAIHPDVAPRPGESVVTKKRVSAFVGSDLDLVLRGGAIDHLVLTGLATSGVVLSTLRQAADLDYRLTVLADGCGDADPEVHRVLTEKVFPRQADVTTIDAWTSGLA from the coding sequence GTGACCAACCCCGCCCTGCTCGTGATGGACGTCCAGCAGGCCATCACCGAACGCGTTCCCGACCCCGGCTTCACACCGCGCCTCGCACGAGCCGTCGCCGCCGCACGGACCGTGGGCCTCCCCGTGGTGTACGTCGCCCTGGGCTTCCGCCCCGGCCATCCCGAGGCCAAGTCCAGTCCCTCCTTCGGCGCCCTGCCCGACGGCACCTTCGTCGAAGGTGACCCCGGAGCCGCCATCCACCCCGACGTCGCACCTCGCCCCGGCGAGAGCGTCGTCACGAAGAAGCGCGTCAGCGCCTTCGTCGGCAGCGATCTCGATCTCGTCCTGCGCGGCGGCGCCATCGACCACCTCGTCCTGACCGGCCTCGCCACCAGCGGCGTCGTCCTGTCCACCCTCCGTCAGGCCGCCGACCTCGACTACCGTCTCACCGTCCTGGCCGACGGCTGCGGCGACGCCGACCCCGAGGTCCACCGGGTGCTGACCGAGAAGGTCTTCCCCCGCCAGGCCGACGTCACCACCATCGACGCCTGGACCTCCGGCCTCGCCTGA
- a CDS encoding TetR/AcrR family transcriptional regulator, whose translation MGRPRTFDTDQAVGTAATLFATYGYEGTSVDDLVTATGIHRGSLYKVFGSKRSLHLTALRNHLDHEIHPAIAVIATLTDPAQALTTAIASYDNGPAAGLLLLAAAERAPHDPEVAAMVAEGITALEDALRPSHGDAAPQLASTVLGARLRLRAQLTSAEEH comes from the coding sequence ATGGGACGACCACGCACCTTCGACACCGATCAGGCCGTCGGTACCGCGGCCACCCTCTTCGCCACGTACGGCTACGAGGGCACCTCGGTGGACGACCTGGTCACAGCCACCGGCATCCACCGAGGCAGTCTCTACAAAGTGTTCGGTTCCAAACGGAGCCTGCATCTGACCGCCCTCCGCAACCACCTCGACCACGAGATCCATCCCGCGATCGCCGTCATCGCCACTCTCACCGATCCCGCGCAGGCACTGACAACAGCCATCGCCTCGTACGACAACGGCCCGGCGGCCGGACTTCTCCTCCTCGCCGCCGCCGAACGCGCCCCCCACGATCCCGAGGTGGCCGCCATGGTCGCGGAAGGCATCACCGCACTGGAGGACGCCCTGCGCCCTTCCCACGGTGACGCCGCCCCTCAACTCGCCTCCACCGTCCTCGGTGCCCGCCTGCGCCTGCGAGCCCAACTCACCTCCGCTGAGGAGCATTGA